A portion of the Phacochoerus africanus isolate WHEZ1 chromosome 5, ROS_Pafr_v1, whole genome shotgun sequence genome contains these proteins:
- the AP5Z1 gene encoding AP-5 complex subunit zeta-1 isoform X1: protein MFTAGAENLLRQAREIRDEELGRLCSRICALLGREDWGPDALDALRRLFLIVSATKHSRRLEQPCVELLQAALCSPTCPEQLQLLCAAVLREVSPSRSLSLTCDRVQNTQQLGLVASVLLAQGDRKQVGSVGQCALRVLESRQPEGPVLRHLLPVVSKVTNLAPDALHEEQTNTLNRRLGDWLRHASVQQGVAHSSGGFFSTPRARQPGPVTEVDGAVATDFFTVLSTGQHFTEDQWLNVQAFSMLRAWLLHGSPGGSSTPDADDRSELEGSTLSVLSAASTASHLLPPQERLREKAFEYCQRLIEQSNRRALRKADSELQKACLVEAVLVLDVLCRQDPSFLYRTLSCLRALHARLCGDPTCVRALLPVAQFFLHHGEAAAVDAEAVYQHLCTRIPAEHFHSPLLALEFVQFCRASLPLFGRHLGVLRSSFPNLFKFLAWSSPPLTAEFVALLPSLVDAGTAVEMLDLLLDLPCLTAALDLQLRSSQAASEKPLWDVSIRAASCLEAFRDPQYQALFQHLLRAKASGTTERLVPLHQLLQPLAGCARVAQCAEAVPILLQAFFAAVTQFADGTLTSQLALLLLERSDTLYEVPGYQARVHRVLSSQFLALCTRRPSLVVEQAKELLEFVGSLGGPHGGGHMLTSVVWAIGEYLSVSWDRRCTVEQINKFFEALEALLFEVTQSRPSAALPTCPPQVITVLMTTLTKLASRSQDLIPRVSLFLSKMRSLAQSPAAGSAHGEEDARAVLSRATELLNLLKMPSVAQFVLTPSAEVSEPRYHRDTNTALPLALSTVSRLVERDAGLLPG from the exons GGAGATCCGGGACGAGGAGCTGGGGAGGCTCTGCTCCCGCATCTGTGcgctgctggggagggaggacTGGGGGCCCGACGCGCTCGATGCCCTGCGGAGGCTCTTCCTCATCGTCTCAGCCACGAAACACAGCAGGAG GCTGGAGCAGCCATGCGTGGAGCTGCTGCAGGCCGCCCTCTGCTCACCCACCTGCCCcgagcagctccagctcctctgCGCTGCTGTCCTGAGAGAGGTGTCGCCCTCCCGCAGCCTGAGCCTGACCTGTGACCGCGTCCAGAACACGCAGCAGCTGGGCCTGGTGGCCTCTGTGCTCCTGGCCCAG GGCGACCGCAAGCAGGTCGGCAGCGTGGGCCAGTGCGCCCTCAGAGTCCTGGAGAGCCGGCAGCCTGAGGGGCCCGTCCTGAGGCACCTTCTCCCGGTTGTGTCCAAGGTCACCAACCTGGCCCCGGATGCCCTCCACGAAG AGCAGACCAACACGCTCAACAGGAGGCTGGGGGACTGGCTCCGCCACGCCAGCGTCCAGCAGGGCGTCGCGCACTCCTCTGGAGGCTTCTTCTCCACGCCCAGAGCCCGGCAG CCAGGCCCTGTCACCGAGGTGGACGGAGCGGTGGCCACGGACTTCTTCACGGTGCTGTCCACGGGACAGCACTTCACGGAAGACCAGTGGCTGAACGTGCAGGCCTTCTCCATGCTGCGGGCCTGGCTGCTGCACGGCAGCCCTGGGGGCTCCAGCACCCCAGACGCAG ACGACAGGTCGGAGTTGGAGGGCTCCACGCTGTCCGTGCTCTCGGCAGCCTCCACCGCCAGCCACCTGCTGCCGCCCCAGGAGCGGCTGCGGGAGAAGGCCTTTGAGTACTGCCAGCGCCTCATCGAGCAGAGCAACCGGC gAGCCCTGAGGAAGGCGGACTCGGAGCTGCAGAAAGCC TGCCTGGTGGAGGCTGTGCTGGTGCTGGACGTGCTCTGCAGGCAGGACCCCTCGTTCCTGTACCGCACCCTCTCCTGCCTGCGGGCCCTGCACGCCCGGCTGTGCGGGGACCCGACTTGCGTGCGGGCGCTGCTGCCCGTCGCCCAGTTCTTCCTGCACCACG GGGAGGCCGCGGCCGTGGACGCGGAAGCCGTCTACCAGCACCTGTGCACCAGGATCCCGGCCGAGCACTTCCACAGCCCGCTGCTGGCCCTCGAGTTCGTCCAGTTCTGCAGGGCCAGCCTCCCGCTGTTCGGCAGACACCTCGGCGTCCTCAGAAGCAGCTTCCCCAACCTCTTCAAG TTCCTGGCCTGGAGCAGCCCGCCCCTCACCGCCGAGTTTGTGGCGCTCCTCCCGTCGCTGGTGGATGCGGGCACGGCCGTGGAGATGCTGGACCTGCTCCTGGACCTGCCCTGTCTGACCGCGGCCTTGGACCTGCAGCTCAG GTCATCACAGGCTGCATCTGAGAAGCCGCTCTGGGACGTCTCCATCAGGGCTGCTAGCTGCCTGGAGGCCTTCCGGGACCCTCAGTACCAGGCTCTCTTCCAGCACCTGCTGCGTGCCAAAGCCAGTGGAACCACGGAGCG GTTGGTGCCACTCCACCAgctgctgcagcccctggccGGCTGTGCCCGGGTGGCCCAGTGTGCGGAGGCTGTGCCCATCCTGCTCCAGGCCTTCTTCGCGGCAGTGACTCAG TTTGCTGATGGGACCCTGACCAGCCAACTGGCCCTGCTGCTCCTGGAGAGAAGCGACACGCTCTACGAGGTCCCTGGGTACCAAGCCCGCGTGCACAG GGTGCTGAGCTCCCAGTTCCTGGCGCTGTGCACGCGGCGGCCGTCGCTGGTGGTGGAGCAGGCAAAGGAGCTGCTGGAGTTCGTGGGCAGCCTGGGCGGCCCCCATGGCGGCGGGCACATGCTCACGTCTGTG GTGTGGGCCATCGGCGAGTACCTGTCCGTGTCCTGGGACCGCAGGTGCACCGTGGAGCAGATCAACAAGTTTTTCGAAGCCCTGGAGGCCCTGCTCTTCGAGGTCACGCAGTCGCGGCCTTCGGCTGCCCTCCCCACGTGTCCCCCCCAGGTCATCACCGTGCTCATGACCACGCTGACCAAGCTGGCTTCCCGGAGCCAGGACCTGATCCCCAG GGTCTCTCTGTTCCTGTCGAAGATGCGGAGCCTGGCCCAGAGCCCCGCTGCGGGCTCCGCACACGGCGAGGAAGACGCGCGAGCCGTTCTCTCGCGGGCCACTGAGCTGCTGAACCTGCTCAAGATGCCCAGCGTGGCCCAGTTCGTGCTCACGCCCAGCGCGGAGGTGTCTGAGCCCCGCTACCACCGCGACACCAACACggccctgcccctggccctgAGCACGGTCAGCCGCCTGGTGGAGAGGGACGCGGGCCTCCTGCCCGGGTGA
- the AP5Z1 gene encoding AP-5 complex subunit zeta-1 isoform X2 → MFTAGAENLLRQAREIRDEELGRLCSRICALLGREDWGPDALDALRRLFLIVSATKHSRRLEQPCVELLQAALCSPTCPEQLQLLCAAVLREVSPSRSLSLTCDRVQNTQQLGLVASVLLAQGDRKQVGSVGQCALRVLESRQPEGPVLRHLLPVVSKVTNLAPDALHEEQTNTLNRRLGDWLRHASVQQGVAHSSGGFFSTPRARQPGPVTEVDGAVATDFFTVLSTGQHFTEDQWLNVQAFSMLRAWLLHGSPGGSSTPDADDRSELEGSTLSVLSAASTASHLLPPQERLREKAFEYCQRLIEQSNRRALRKADSELQKACLVEAVLVLDVLCRQDPSFLYRTLSCLRALHARLCGDPTCVRALLPVAQFFLHHGEAAAVDAEAVYQHLCTRIPAEHFHSPLLALEFVQFCRASLPLFGRHLGVLRSSFPNLFKFLAWSSPPLTAEFVALLPSLVDAGTAVEMLDLLLDLPCLTAALDLQLRSSQAASEKPLWDVSIRAASCLEAFRDPQYQALFQHLLRAKASGTTERLVPLHQLLQPLAGCARVAQCAEAVPILLQAFFAAVTQFADGTLTSQLALLLLERSDTLYEVPGYQARVHRVLSSQFLALCTRRPSLVVEQAKELLEFVGSLGGPHGGGHMLTSVVHRGADQQVFRSPGGPALRGHAVAAFGCPPHVSPPGHHRAHDHADQAGFPEPGPDPQGLSVPVEDAEPGPEPRCGLRTRRGRRASRSLAGH, encoded by the exons GGAGATCCGGGACGAGGAGCTGGGGAGGCTCTGCTCCCGCATCTGTGcgctgctggggagggaggacTGGGGGCCCGACGCGCTCGATGCCCTGCGGAGGCTCTTCCTCATCGTCTCAGCCACGAAACACAGCAGGAG GCTGGAGCAGCCATGCGTGGAGCTGCTGCAGGCCGCCCTCTGCTCACCCACCTGCCCcgagcagctccagctcctctgCGCTGCTGTCCTGAGAGAGGTGTCGCCCTCCCGCAGCCTGAGCCTGACCTGTGACCGCGTCCAGAACACGCAGCAGCTGGGCCTGGTGGCCTCTGTGCTCCTGGCCCAG GGCGACCGCAAGCAGGTCGGCAGCGTGGGCCAGTGCGCCCTCAGAGTCCTGGAGAGCCGGCAGCCTGAGGGGCCCGTCCTGAGGCACCTTCTCCCGGTTGTGTCCAAGGTCACCAACCTGGCCCCGGATGCCCTCCACGAAG AGCAGACCAACACGCTCAACAGGAGGCTGGGGGACTGGCTCCGCCACGCCAGCGTCCAGCAGGGCGTCGCGCACTCCTCTGGAGGCTTCTTCTCCACGCCCAGAGCCCGGCAG CCAGGCCCTGTCACCGAGGTGGACGGAGCGGTGGCCACGGACTTCTTCACGGTGCTGTCCACGGGACAGCACTTCACGGAAGACCAGTGGCTGAACGTGCAGGCCTTCTCCATGCTGCGGGCCTGGCTGCTGCACGGCAGCCCTGGGGGCTCCAGCACCCCAGACGCAG ACGACAGGTCGGAGTTGGAGGGCTCCACGCTGTCCGTGCTCTCGGCAGCCTCCACCGCCAGCCACCTGCTGCCGCCCCAGGAGCGGCTGCGGGAGAAGGCCTTTGAGTACTGCCAGCGCCTCATCGAGCAGAGCAACCGGC gAGCCCTGAGGAAGGCGGACTCGGAGCTGCAGAAAGCC TGCCTGGTGGAGGCTGTGCTGGTGCTGGACGTGCTCTGCAGGCAGGACCCCTCGTTCCTGTACCGCACCCTCTCCTGCCTGCGGGCCCTGCACGCCCGGCTGTGCGGGGACCCGACTTGCGTGCGGGCGCTGCTGCCCGTCGCCCAGTTCTTCCTGCACCACG GGGAGGCCGCGGCCGTGGACGCGGAAGCCGTCTACCAGCACCTGTGCACCAGGATCCCGGCCGAGCACTTCCACAGCCCGCTGCTGGCCCTCGAGTTCGTCCAGTTCTGCAGGGCCAGCCTCCCGCTGTTCGGCAGACACCTCGGCGTCCTCAGAAGCAGCTTCCCCAACCTCTTCAAG TTCCTGGCCTGGAGCAGCCCGCCCCTCACCGCCGAGTTTGTGGCGCTCCTCCCGTCGCTGGTGGATGCGGGCACGGCCGTGGAGATGCTGGACCTGCTCCTGGACCTGCCCTGTCTGACCGCGGCCTTGGACCTGCAGCTCAG GTCATCACAGGCTGCATCTGAGAAGCCGCTCTGGGACGTCTCCATCAGGGCTGCTAGCTGCCTGGAGGCCTTCCGGGACCCTCAGTACCAGGCTCTCTTCCAGCACCTGCTGCGTGCCAAAGCCAGTGGAACCACGGAGCG GTTGGTGCCACTCCACCAgctgctgcagcccctggccGGCTGTGCCCGGGTGGCCCAGTGTGCGGAGGCTGTGCCCATCCTGCTCCAGGCCTTCTTCGCGGCAGTGACTCAG TTTGCTGATGGGACCCTGACCAGCCAACTGGCCCTGCTGCTCCTGGAGAGAAGCGACACGCTCTACGAGGTCCCTGGGTACCAAGCCCGCGTGCACAG GGTGCTGAGCTCCCAGTTCCTGGCGCTGTGCACGCGGCGGCCGTCGCTGGTGGTGGAGCAGGCAAAGGAGCTGCTGGAGTTCGTGGGCAGCCTGGGCGGCCCCCATGGCGGCGGGCACATGCTCACGTCTGTG GTGCACCGTGGAGCAGATCAACAAGTTTTTCGAAGCCCTGGAGGCCCTGCTCTTCGAGGTCACGCAGTCGCGGCCTTCGGCTGCCCTCCCCACGTGTCCCCCCCAGGTCATCACCGTGCTCATGACCACGCTGACCAAGCTGGCTTCCCGGAGCCAGGACCTGATCCCCAG GGTCTCTCTGTTCCTGTCGAAGATGCGGAGCCTGGCCCAGAGCCCCGCTGCGGGCTCCGCACACGGCGAGGAAGACGCGCGAGCCGTTCTCTCGCGGGCCACTGA